In the genome of Desulfovibrio sp. ZJ209, one region contains:
- a CDS encoding host-nuclease inhibitor Gam family protein — translation MARRIVNAYVVADINGATEAVAEMAGIDRELTLIEVELKEKIDQAKACAAQKAAGLPDRYKELEKAVCTWAKLRKDELFADSKTLDLGAGKIGFRVSMPSIVQQSGVTVEGSLARLRELGFAEGIMVKESLAKAVLLGWPEERLALVGLRKKQTDDFFVDIPRETVPEGA, via the coding sequence ATGGCACGGCGAATTGTGAACGCCTATGTGGTGGCGGACATAAATGGCGCCACAGAGGCCGTGGCGGAAATGGCCGGGATCGACCGCGAGCTGACCCTTATTGAAGTCGAGCTCAAGGAAAAAATCGACCAGGCAAAGGCCTGCGCCGCCCAGAAGGCCGCGGGCCTGCCGGACCGCTACAAGGAACTGGAAAAAGCCGTCTGCACCTGGGCCAAGCTGCGCAAGGACGAACTCTTTGCGGACAGCAAAACGCTGGACCTGGGGGCCGGGAAGATTGGCTTCCGCGTCTCGATGCCGTCCATTGTCCAGCAGAGCGGCGTCACGGTGGAGGGCTCGCTTGCGCGCCTGCGCGAGCTGGGCTTTGCCGAGGGCATAATGGTCAAGGAAAGCCTTGCCAAGGCCGTGTTGCTCGGCTGGCCGGAAGAGCGGCTTGCGCTGGTGGGCCTGCGCAAGAAGCAGACGGACGACTTTTTTGTGGACATCCCGCGCGAGACCGTGCCGGAGGGGGCGTAA
- a CDS encoding XRE family transcriptional regulator, which yields MSRKGIDSPALRAACGARRARNRWRIYEALAKAGTNGAAIAKQLGLTRAGVCKVITGNGHSPVVLDALREAGVPEKYLYDPRRMTAKEVA from the coding sequence ATGAGCCGGAAAGGCATTGATAGTCCTGCGCTCCGTGCCGCGTGTGGGGCCCGGCGTGCCCGTAACAGATGGCGCATCTATGAAGCGCTGGCAAAGGCGGGGACAAATGGCGCAGCTATAGCCAAGCAACTTGGCCTCACGCGCGCGGGCGTGTGCAAAGTGATTACGGGCAACGGGCACAGCCCCGTCGTATTGGATGCCCTGCGCGAAGCTGGCGTCCCGGAAAAATATCTTTATGACCCGCGCCGGATGACAGCAAAAGAAGTGGCGTAA
- a CDS encoding transcriptional regulator: MRAGGAVKRAKAAWGAAVPDWILRLAQACDARSVRQVAVSIKVSPALVSRVINARYHASLDFLAGRVRAMLMAEIVACPALGMISAAECQEQQGKPFVSASPLAVSVYRACRNGCRHYNPQKQERKNHAA; this comes from the coding sequence ATGAGGGCCGGGGGCGCTGTCAAGCGCGCCAAGGCCGCCTGGGGCGCGGCAGTCCCGGACTGGATATTGCGCCTGGCCCAGGCCTGCGATGCCCGAAGCGTGCGCCAAGTGGCCGTGAGCATCAAGGTAAGCCCGGCCCTGGTCTCGCGGGTGATTAACGCCCGCTACCACGCCAGCCTGGACTTTTTGGCAGGGCGCGTGCGGGCGATGCTCATGGCCGAGATCGTGGCCTGCCCCGCCCTGGGCATGATCAGCGCGGCCGAATGTCAGGAACAGCAGGGCAAGCCCTTTGTGAGCGCGTCGCCCCTGGCCGTGAGTGTTTACCGGGCGTGCCGTAACGGCTGCCGCCACTACAACCCACAAAAACAGGAGAGAAAAAACCATGCTGCATGA
- a CDS encoding S24 family peptidase, which yields MSTFGERLKLVRGPETQEAFAARIGIPKSSMSGYEKDINLPGADVISKICLKLDISSDWLLLGKGSMQGRAAEEPTRNLDAKVSPDDLIMIPMVEAILSAGTGSLETSDHMVREYAFRRDFIQRKGNPANMVLMRVRGDSMQPEVMDNDIVLLDQSKTRPHPGPIFAVGIEDAIYLKRVDMLPGQVVLKSVNPDYAPIHIDMGEDTADQFRVIGQVLWVGREYK from the coding sequence ATGAGCACCTTTGGCGAGCGCCTTAAATTGGTGAGAGGCCCAGAGACACAGGAAGCATTCGCCGCCCGCATCGGTATCCCCAAAAGTTCCATGAGTGGCTATGAAAAAGATATAAATTTACCAGGCGCGGATGTGATTTCAAAAATTTGTCTAAAACTCGATATTTCGTCCGACTGGTTACTTCTGGGAAAGGGCTCGATGCAAGGCAGGGCAGCGGAGGAACCCACTAGGAATCTAGACGCCAAGGTTTCCCCTGACGACTTGATTATGATTCCAATGGTAGAGGCTATTCTCTCCGCGGGGACAGGTAGTCTGGAAACTAGCGACCATATGGTGCGAGAATACGCCTTCCGGCGCGATTTTATTCAGCGCAAGGGTAATCCGGCGAATATGGTTTTAATGCGCGTCCGAGGCGATTCTATGCAGCCCGAGGTAATGGATAATGACATTGTGTTGTTGGACCAGTCCAAGACGCGCCCGCATCCGGGTCCGATCTTCGCCGTGGGTATTGAGGACGCCATCTATTTGAAACGAGTGGACATGCTCCCTGGCCAGGTCGTGCTTAAGAGCGTGAACCCGGACTACGCGCCTATTCATATAGATATGGGAGAGGACACAGCGGACCAATTCCGCGTCATTGGCCAGGTGTTGTGGGTAGGGCGTGAATACAAATAA
- a CDS encoding Mu transposase C-terminal domain-containing protein yields MLDVSVKNALKRAQREGWNSRARVGKGGGHEWIVSSMPEPTRLAIAAKVCASTTSLAVTHPAASMAAPVSGPAHARHGAPGGAGAAASLTTLSGSAKRRADARIEATLAARTFAANSGLPYTVALSTFARRYNAGEIVLSEATRAELPALNMSSLRRWDSDAKAEGVAVLGGKYGRKTLGTGCIDRQDLVVNTILGMVRQYPNASATVIRQRIEALAHKGIDVEVPSLRRLQSWIANWKATHRSLLAYITAPDKWRGSYQSATGVAYEALTEYNERWEYDGTPADLMLKDGKRYTIVGIINCYSREVKFEVAERSTGRTVANLTRRCILDWGVPRVAVTDNGKEFVSNTMQGLFLDLGIIPDVLPPFQPCLKPAIERVFRTFSHHLLPICPCYLGHNVATRQQIRERETFAKRLMSSTADQLTMAITPEELQEFCDAWADDVYRHTPHSGFRGALRGLTPWQVRQSWTGEVRRLTGEQERALDVLLMDSGWREITKKGIRLDGMRYDAAALGPHVGERAQVRVDPTDRTRAWIFDENGDFLGVANEVSGLALEERMQLAKEKRRKQMAAITSARKVLDAAAQETDAEHAAADIMAMYKDRARAIEAAAGPAAPEVVEHESEALEAAAQAVHAVEEPASLGTGVDVAAALEIARASLAQAEATNWLPEHPQEKYALWKRLKARQAAGESLTAEQVEWLQIYTESNEFRGFALIDPEQVRAVNE; encoded by the coding sequence ATGCTTGACGTGTCTGTGAAAAACGCACTGAAGCGCGCCCAGCGCGAGGGCTGGAACTCCCGCGCCCGCGTGGGAAAGGGCGGGGGCCATGAGTGGATTGTGTCCTCCATGCCCGAGCCTACGCGCCTGGCCATTGCCGCCAAGGTGTGCGCCTCCACAACGTCGCTGGCGGTAACTCATCCCGCCGCCAGCATGGCCGCCCCCGTGTCTGGTCCCGCCCATGCGCGCCACGGTGCGCCGGGCGGTGCGGGGGCGGCCGCCTCTCTCACCACGCTCTCGGGCTCTGCCAAGCGGCGCGCGGACGCGCGCATCGAGGCCACGCTGGCCGCACGCACCTTTGCGGCCAACTCCGGCCTACCCTACACGGTGGCGCTCTCCACCTTTGCCCGGCGCTACAACGCCGGGGAAATTGTGCTTTCCGAGGCCACGCGGGCCGAGCTCCCGGCGCTCAATATGAGCTCCCTGCGCCGCTGGGATAGTGACGCCAAGGCCGAGGGCGTGGCCGTGCTGGGCGGCAAGTATGGCCGCAAAACGCTGGGCACGGGCTGCATCGACAGGCAGGACCTGGTCGTAAACACTATTTTGGGCATGGTGCGCCAGTATCCCAATGCCAGCGCGACCGTTATACGCCAGCGCATTGAGGCCCTTGCCCACAAGGGCATCGACGTAGAGGTGCCGTCACTGCGGCGGCTGCAATCGTGGATAGCCAACTGGAAAGCCACGCACCGCTCCCTGCTGGCCTATATCACAGCGCCGGACAAGTGGCGCGGAAGCTACCAGTCCGCAACGGGCGTCGCCTATGAAGCGCTTACCGAATATAACGAGCGCTGGGAATACGACGGCACGCCCGCGGACCTGATGCTCAAGGACGGCAAGCGCTACACCATTGTGGGCATCATCAACTGCTACAGCCGCGAGGTAAAGTTTGAGGTGGCCGAGCGCTCCACCGGGCGCACCGTGGCGAACCTCACGCGGCGCTGCATCCTTGACTGGGGCGTGCCCCGCGTGGCCGTTACCGACAACGGCAAAGAATTTGTGAGCAACACCATGCAGGGGCTTTTCTTGGACCTCGGCATCATCCCGGACGTGTTGCCACCTTTCCAGCCCTGCTTGAAACCCGCCATTGAGCGCGTTTTCCGCACCTTTAGCCACCACCTGCTGCCCATTTGCCCCTGTTACCTCGGCCACAATGTGGCCACGCGCCAGCAAATCCGGGAACGCGAGACCTTTGCCAAGCGCCTCATGTCCTCCACGGCGGACCAGTTGACGATGGCGATCACGCCCGAGGAGTTGCAGGAATTTTGCGATGCCTGGGCGGATGACGTGTACCGCCATACGCCCCACAGCGGCTTCCGAGGCGCACTCCGGGGTCTAACTCCCTGGCAGGTGCGCCAGTCATGGACGGGGGAAGTGCGCCGCCTCACAGGCGAGCAGGAGCGCGCCCTGGACGTGCTGCTCATGGACTCGGGCTGGCGCGAGATCACCAAGAAGGGCATCCGCCTGGACGGTATGCGCTACGACGCCGCCGCGCTGGGCCCGCATGTGGGCGAGCGCGCGCAGGTGCGCGTGGACCCCACTGACAGGACGCGCGCGTGGATTTTTGACGAGAACGGCGACTTTTTGGGCGTGGCTAACGAGGTCTCCGGCCTCGCCCTTGAAGAGCGGATGCAGCTTGCGAAAGAAAAACGCCGCAAGCAAATGGCGGCCATAACCAGCGCGCGCAAGGTGCTCGATGCGGCGGCCCAGGAGACTGACGCCGAACACGCCGCGGCTGACATCATGGCCATGTACAAGGACCGCGCACGCGCCATTGAGGCCGCGGCCGGCCCGGCCGCCCCGGAAGTGGTGGAGCACGAAAGCGAGGCCCTGGAAGCTGCTGCGCAGGCGGTGCACGCCGTGGAAGAGCCCGCAAGCCTGGGCACGGGTGTTGACGTGGCGGCCGCCCTGGAAATTGCCCGCGCCAGCTTGGCGCAGGCCGAGGCCACCAACTGGCTCCCCGAGCACCCGCAAGAAAAGTATGCCCTCTGGAAGCGCCTCAAGGCGCGCCAGGCTGCGGGCGAAAGCCTCACCGCTGAACAGGTGGAGTGGCTACAAATTTATACGGAATCTAACGAATTTCGGGGCTTTGCCCTAATCGACCCGGAACAGGTCCGGGCCGTGAACGAATAA
- a CDS encoding AAA family ATPase, with translation MAEAKKTVNLGGKAPLANVALTISALSGAMKRPAHLPGIVVLYGPSGLGKSTAAAVAAMQLQAYYVQAKSSWTRKAVYQAILKVMGIVPAKTIYDMEEQVAGQLAASGRPLIVDECDHLVAKSSIEIVRDIYEASGAAILLIGEEHLPAGLARWERIHNRVLEWIPAQYATMDDAKALRALYCDKVAIEDDLLAQIHAVSKGVARRICVNLERAQQAALGLGKKSINLAEWGKRPLYTGEAPVRGRA, from the coding sequence ATGGCAGAGGCGAAAAAAACTGTCAACCTTGGCGGCAAAGCACCGCTGGCAAACGTGGCCCTGACTATCTCGGCCCTTTCCGGGGCCATGAAGCGCCCGGCCCACCTGCCCGGCATTGTGGTGTTGTACGGGCCGTCCGGGCTCGGCAAGAGCACGGCGGCCGCCGTGGCGGCCATGCAGCTCCAGGCCTACTACGTCCAAGCCAAAAGCAGTTGGACGCGCAAGGCCGTTTACCAGGCCATCCTCAAGGTCATGGGCATCGTGCCCGCCAAGACAATCTATGACATGGAGGAGCAGGTCGCTGGCCAGCTTGCGGCCAGCGGGCGCCCGCTGATCGTGGACGAGTGCGACCACCTTGTCGCCAAGTCGTCCATTGAAATCGTGCGGGACATCTACGAGGCGTCCGGCGCGGCCATCCTGCTCATAGGCGAGGAGCACCTGCCCGCGGGGCTGGCCCGCTGGGAGCGCATCCACAACCGCGTCCTTGAGTGGATACCCGCGCAATACGCCACAATGGACGACGCCAAGGCCCTGCGCGCTCTCTACTGCGACAAGGTGGCAATCGAGGACGACCTGCTCGCGCAGATCCATGCGGTGAGCAAGGGCGTGGCGCGGCGCATTTGCGTCAACCTTGAGCGCGCGCAGCAGGCGGCCCTCGGGCTTGGCAAAAAGTCCATCAACCTCGCCGAATGGGGCAAGCGGCCCCTGTACACGGGCGAGGCCCCGGTGCGGGGGCGGGCGTGA